The following coding sequences lie in one Pseudomonas sp. SL4(2022) genomic window:
- a CDS encoding phosphoadenosine phosphosulfate reductase family protein has protein sequence MTTHNIVSVSGGKDSTATLLVAIALETENLQAVFADTGNEHEQTYAYLDYLEQATGIHITRVRADFTRQIAGKRRFVETRWREQGVAEEIVQAALEVLQPTGNPFLDLCIWKGRFPSRKAQFCTMELKRDPMLEQVVMPLMGRGDMLLSWQGVRRDESLNRRYLPECDEVGGGLFNYRPILKWDIPAVFEAHRYMGIKPNPLYSQGMGRVGCMPCINCRKDELREIAQRFPEVIDRIDRWEKLTQQASKRGAATFFAGSNAKHPKGSIADMTAIEVMEIASIRQAVEWSKTTRGGIQYDLMISEADSSACTSAYGLCEGSWEPVKIMEAA, from the coding sequence ATGACCACCCACAACATCGTCAGCGTCTCCGGTGGCAAGGACAGCACCGCCACCCTACTGGTGGCCATCGCCCTGGAAACCGAAAACCTGCAGGCCGTGTTCGCCGACACCGGTAACGAGCACGAACAGACCTATGCCTACCTCGACTACCTGGAACAGGCAACCGGCATCCATATCACCCGCGTGCGCGCTGACTTCACCCGGCAGATCGCCGGAAAGCGCCGCTTCGTTGAAACAAGGTGGCGAGAACAAGGGGTTGCCGAGGAAATTGTGCAGGCTGCGCTTGAGGTGCTGCAGCCCACCGGCAATCCCTTCCTCGATCTGTGCATCTGGAAGGGCAGATTCCCCAGCCGCAAGGCCCAATTCTGCACCATGGAACTCAAGCGCGACCCGATGCTTGAACAGGTGGTAATGCCACTGATGGGCCGAGGCGACATGCTTTTATCCTGGCAAGGCGTACGCCGCGACGAGTCGTTGAACCGGCGCTACCTACCAGAGTGCGATGAGGTGGGAGGCGGCCTATTCAACTACCGGCCGATCCTCAAGTGGGATATCCCCGCCGTGTTCGAGGCGCACCGCTACATGGGTATCAAGCCAAACCCACTCTACAGCCAGGGTATGGGGCGCGTCGGGTGCATGCCCTGCATCAACTGCCGCAAGGATGAGCTGCGCGAGATCGCCCAGCGCTTCCCCGAGGTGATCGACCGCATCGACCGCTGGGAAAAGCTGACACAGCAGGCATCCAAGCGAGGTGCGGCCACCTTCTTTGCCGGCAGCAATGCCAAGCATCCTAAAGGCTCAATCGCGGATATGACCGCCATTGAAGTGATGGAGATTGCAAGCATCCGCCAGGCCGTCGAATGGTCCAAGACCACACGCGGCGGCATCCAGTACGACCTGATGATCAGCGAGGCAGACAGCTCGGCCTGCACAAGCGCCTACGGCCTGTGCGAGGGCAGCTGGGAGCCAGTCAAGATTATGGAGGCGGCATGA
- a CDS encoding phosphohydrolase, which translates to MSWILTHSGKPFDLHQPQAEQINMLDIAHALSMLCRFNGHCYRHYSVAQHSLLVADIVQSQGHGPEIQLQALLHDAPEAYVGDVTRPLKQLLWSTGGFFQYVEGGIWHAICEHFGLDPELPECIHTADMIALATEKRDLLPDHPTAWECLQGITPHRIELENWTPGQARQAFYDRLLELLATTHRARSAA; encoded by the coding sequence ATGAGCTGGATACTCACCCACAGTGGCAAGCCGTTTGACTTGCACCAGCCCCAGGCCGAGCAAATCAACATGCTCGACATCGCGCACGCCCTAAGCATGCTCTGCCGCTTCAATGGTCACTGCTACCGCCACTACTCAGTGGCACAGCACAGCCTGTTGGTGGCCGATATCGTCCAGAGCCAGGGCCACGGCCCGGAGATTCAGCTGCAGGCCTTACTGCACGATGCGCCCGAGGCATACGTAGGCGATGTAACGCGACCACTAAAACAACTGCTGTGGAGCACTGGCGGATTCTTTCAGTACGTAGAAGGGGGCATCTGGCACGCCATCTGCGAACACTTCGGCCTAGACCCCGAACTGCCCGAATGCATCCACACCGCCGACATGATCGCCCTAGCCACCGAGAAGCGCGATCTGCTGCCCGACCACCCAACGGCCTGGGAATGCCTGCAAGGCATCACCCCGCACCGCATCGAGCTGGAAAACTGGACACCCGGCCAAGCCCGCCAGGCCTTCTACGACCGGCTGCTTGAGCTGCTGGCCACAACCCACCGCGCGAGGTCTGCAGCATGA
- a CDS encoding helix-turn-helix transcriptional regulator yields the protein MTDQNIDILIKLPEVCRQAGFGKSAIYAMIKAGTFPEPIKLGYGSRWSQQEVQAWVRELRLRRVAA from the coding sequence ATGACGGACCAGAACATAGATATTCTGATCAAGCTGCCCGAGGTCTGCCGTCAGGCAGGCTTTGGCAAGTCGGCCATCTACGCCATGATCAAAGCGGGCACATTCCCAGAGCCGATCAAGCTCGGCTACGGCTCGCGCTGGTCGCAGCAAGAAGTGCAGGCCTGGGTGAGAGAGTTGAGGTTGCGCAGGGTTGCGGCGTGA